The Sesamum indicum cultivar Zhongzhi No. 13 unplaced genomic scaffold, S_indicum_v1.0 scaffold00109, whole genome shotgun sequence genome contains the following window.
AGCTGGCTATCCCAGTGCAGTACATATATTCTTACATTCAACGTGTGATACTTTCTCTGGTCATTTGTTCCAGTTCATTTCCTTGCATTTATCTTTATACGAACTTTCTTGTGGGGCTTCTATTCTTTGAACTCAAGGCTTGTATTGTCTGAATCAGAGTGCGCCTTGGCATTTCTGGACTATCTTTCATTATAGCGTTTAACGGTCCCAACTAAAGCAAGAGCTTGTATAACGGCGTCGAGAAGATGATGAGGGCAATCTTCAAGACGGGCATAACCGTGCTCCGATTGCAAACAACGTAGAACCCGGCCGACTATCTGGAGCATGACAATCACAAATAGGTGATTTTAGTTGGAAACAATTTAAGATGAGGTGAACTTGTTGTGGGGAGCTTACTTTTCGTGCATAGCCACCAAAAGCTACTCCACTGATCAAAGCGTGTGATGGCTCTAACGAGTTCAAAGGCGCCTCTTCCCCGTTTGATTTCTCTGCATGATAACCCAAATTCAGTGTCCCAGATGTATTATCGGATGATAAAAGACTGTCCAAAAGTCAAGTACCAGATATGGAGGTGGTTTGAAATAACCTCTCCCTTTTCAACCCCTCTACCGTATGAGCATTGGTACCACCCGCTAATTGAAGAAAACCTGTCATATGAATAGATGAAGCtcagcttttcttttctttttcacgaCACCGAACTTCTTGTTGAGATTAACTATTCCATGGAGAATTATGAAAACGTGCAGCAAAGGTAGCGATTTTGGTGTCCACAAACCTTTGGGCTTGTCTTTGGCAGAGGCTAAATGTAGAGCGAATTTGATTGCTTCCCTTGTCGCGCCTCGTCCAATATCTCCACTCATTGGCCGGCCATCCAACTACATCTAGCACGAGCACGTAAAGTTCAGAACCTCCttggattttttttgaaaaaaacatattCGGTACGGATCAGAATCTGCTGATTTCACGTGACTAACCTGCCATAAATTCAGGCATTGCTGGTTGAGTTTCATTGTCGCATACATAGATTTCATTGCAGGTACAGTTAACTCTCCCATATCAGGTAAGCTAACCTGCATAAAAGAGcagctaaattttttactCCAAAGAACTCAATGACCGATTTGACTTCTCACTCATATTCTGATAATATTCACAACAATCTCGTGCAATAATCTGCTcgtgaaagaaaaatatacttaCTGCTACAAGCCTCAGCTTATTGATCGAATCTCCCAAACCATTCCAAAGTTGCTGGAAAGACTCTGCCTGCCTATGAATGATCGCTACATTAACTAAGTAAACTGAATTTAGATTAGAGTGAAGATTTGCGTAAAGGTTGAGatgtgaaaatataatgattaattgCTCTTTCCACAGATACAAACAGGAGAGTATTCACCGACGTGTCAATAATCAGAGCACAGATTGAGTAAAGTACTTCAGCGCCTATGAAGTTACCTTCCGCTGGTGTGAATTTCAATGGCATCAACGTCGTCCTGTTTAAGAAGTTGCGCTGTAGCACCAACATCCCGTATGTATGTAATGGCTCctgcattaataaaaatcatttttccaGCAAATTCAGATGAAATAACAGCAAGAACAAGTTAATGTCCACataggaaagaagaaaatttgtaaaaaaagtaGCTCCTCAACTCACTTATTTTATCGTAAGGGCAAACAGGTAAGCAGCGGCCACAGCCATAGCATCGTTCAGCTAAGACCCCACCCTCCTTATGGATCATCAATGACAagtataagaaaaattaacaatgtaaaataaattaacaaaaaccGTAATTGAACCTTGGATACACCAGCTTTGCCTGAATGTGAGATTGCATCAGCTGGACAGACATTCTCACACGGCCTTGAGCAATCCGTTGGGCAATCATCTGGATCGAACTCTGACAACAAAGTAATGTACTATGTTAACGGTTCTTCTCTATATGTATTAAGCAAATCTCCAAATCATTACCAGCTTTACGAAAATGGAGATCTTCATTATCATTGACACTGATCATCACCCAAGGCCTCCGAATCGGAATGATACCTCTGGCTGCTTCAATTCCGTCGTTCACGGCATTGACAACCGATGCCTCAGCAGCACAATCAATGCAATCGACTATGATATTGGACACAAACATACACGTTATAATTAAGTCTGCAAATCATGTTCTTGTTTCcatataatttctcaataaGTGAAAGTATTTAAAGTTAGCCTACATCTACAAATTACAACATAAACATTAGTAAATCAAACTATGTGCCAACGAGACATTGCTGGAGCGGTAAGGTTGTGGGTTCAAATCACACGAACGTGTGCATTAAGTCTAGTTTTATCATAGTTTCTcgttatttgtttctttttaacatattcgttcatttgaaaatatcaattttattgaatttgagtgTAACTATCCATATAATGAACCGAATCTTATAAACTAATaacagtaataataataataaaccaaaataaattatggtacctCCAGCAAGAGTGTAAACCAGAGAAAGATTTCTGATGTCAACCACATCCTACATTCAaccaaaattgaattgaacTAAAACTACATGCAGAAgtagaattatttatattgtaaagtttaagttttatgttaattaaaattaaagaaatgggAAATGGGTGGTTTTGAGAAGTAACCTCAAAGCTAGCACCGCAAATGAGTTTAACCCAATTGCCCTTTTGGAGGGAATCCAGTGGAGAGGTGATGGTTGCAGGTATTCCACTTCTTGCAATCAGATTTTTCACCTTCTCAACCCCTCCGATTCTGATGCTTCTTGCATGTACCTCATCTGTCAAAATTCAGAgcaacataaatgaaaaataatttacttccACACATataagtgtgtgtgtgtgtatatatatatatatatatatatatatatagagagagagagagagagagagagagagagacttgGAAGTTGTTGGGGAAGAGAAGCAAAACAAGAGAAGATGAGAGACATGAATCGCAAGAGGAGATGAGAAAGGGGAAACAGTAAGTTAGTTTACGATGACAgctaaaacaagaaaagctaaacaaacaaaagtCATGGAAGGAGATAGAGTTTTCAGGAAGGGTATTCTCGTCATTTAGTAAGtgaattgcttaatttttttgttacatCATTATTTTAGTTATCTCTTTCTTCTGATTTTTCTACAGTATTGCATGTACAGTTCTCCTCAAAAACGCATTTTTATATTCAGGATCCAACTGTAAAATCAGACGCCAGTCACcacacaaaaaagaagaaagaaaatgataataatagttgAGGTACAATGCAAATGCTTATTAATTTGGAGTAATGGGTGTGGTGCCACAACTGACGCCACTGATGCCTATGCCAGAAAATGACTTTATTCATCTCTCCCCCATCAACAGTTACACTACCTCTAATTTATTGCCCCCATTAAATAACTTGCTAAAACTTACCAAAAATACCATATAACAAGCATTCTTAACAATTTTGCTTGAATCAGCTACTttaacaatcaattatacttattatgtgaataattatactaattgtGTGATTGATTATTCGATTAAAATAGATGATCAATGAGTTACCATTATTATATAGTTGattaaatatgtttaaatttgagttgaactataattttaatgacaAGTGTTAAAGAAGAAGTATGacatattttcacttttggaGCCAAGTGTTGGTGTGTGTATTCTGCCAATCCTCTGAGGAAGTTCCAGAACGGACAACCTTAAGTAATCAAGTGCCATCAATTTAAGATTGATTATTTTGTAGTGGTGTAGTaggttgaatttgattttaggAGTAGTGATTTACGTCAATCTTAAAAGGGTAGGAGCTAGCTAGGATTTCCTTCCTAGCTCCAACTcatcatataataatagtacTACATTACTACTACCTGGTATCACCCACAACTGTGTTGTGTTGTTAACATCAAAGCTCACACCTCAAGAATCCAGAAAACGAACGTAGAGAAGAAAGAGTACATTCCCTCACACAATTCTCATactgaaaattttctcatgTCACTTTCTCTCAACTGCAAGCTCTATGGAAAAATGGCTGTCTATATTGGGCTATCATATAATGATACAATCAAAATGCGCACTCCTCCCATTCATGATCAttagataattaaaaagtGGGCGATGTATGCGTTTACATTTTCTTGTATGTTGTATTTTGGCGGATGGAGAAGAGACATTGCACTGAGAAAGTTGGAGCACACGCACTGCAAAAAGGAAACACTGATTTCCAGGCCTAGCCAAGAATCAAGAATCCCCCTTGCACCATGCAGCCTTCTAAACAAACAGTAGCTTTCCACcctaaaaatttaccaatcaCAGTACAATTCATGTAATAAAAACActcacaaaaataaacttaattaacCCCATTACATTTACAACCATGTTTGCATGATGTAAGATCTTAGCTGGACCACATGTGGTAATAATTTTCTCCTCCAAATTATTTTGCTGCTTCCGGGCTCAACAGAAGTCGGCAGACTTGAATTGAAGTGGATACATGAACGAGTTTGCATAGGTGAATCTGATGCTCTGGCTGCTCTTCAATGGCTGTCCCCCATTAACAAGGCAGTCATCAAAAGATAGTCTTTTGAAGGTTCTTGGATTCACTATTCTTGCAGAGGCAAACCAGCCACAGTGGAGGTGAATGTTGGAAGGTGCACAGCCAGAAACACAGGTGTTCACAATCTGAACTATGTATTTTGGGATTCCTGGAGTTGGATATCTGCTCTGTGAAATGCTTATATCCCACTTTGTGCAAACCCCTgatgaatatatacatacatattgaAACTCAGTTTTTCGagggaagaaaaacaaaattcagaGCAAAGACTGGAGAAAAATTGTTCACCATGCAACATGAGTTTCCGGTGATTAAGATAAGCAAATTCTGGCTTCAGTGCTACAGTTGTGTTTTCATCTTCATTGCTAAAATTGCCTGacagaaagaggaaaaagaatgtAGAGTTAACCAAATAAAGGAAGTGAGAATCTTTGGAAGAGTAGTAGTTCAACAGAACCAATCAAGGGTTACCTGAGTAAAAACCAATATTGCATAGTACAATAATGACTATCAAGAAGTAGAAGAAAAGGTGAACAGTGTTCATCATGGTTCTTGAAACATCTAACTCATTAGAGTGAATGATctttgtttgatgaaatggGGTTTTAGCCTTTGAAATTGGAGGGTCGATTTGATGATTCTGGAGTTTTTGCAAAGTACTGCCCTTTAAAGAAATGACCCTACCTTCATTTTCATTCTAATGTCACTGCTTTTATACTTAaccaagagagagagagagagacagagatgGAGAGAAAGACAGAAATTTAATGCACCATGGCAAAAGGGTTCTTTTGCTGTGTGTCTGTGTGAAATTTCAACTGCTTTTTTACAGCCATGCTTGAAAGTCTCTTGGTCCAATGCAACCTAGGAAGATGAAATGAAAGTTAGACATAATGCAGCTAATTTCCACAGTAAAGTCACCTTGGAAGATGAAATGAAGATTAAGACATAATGCAATACAAAGTCTCCTTTGCTACAACCCTACAAAACAATTATCTAATGCAATAGCATCATGCTTTTGTTGTAGTAGCCCTCATATTTTCTGGGGCAAAGTTCAAATTCTTGGAGAGAAAGTAATAACTTTTGAGAACAAACTTCTCCAAGAAGACATTCTTGCAAGGTCAAAAAGAGTTGTTTGAACAAAGcaaacaatattattaatacattattcaaaCGGATTTTGTTATTCTTGGGTCTATTTAGGAGTTAGGGTACGTAGGGGAGAGGATTTTTTTGGGTGCAATACACTGTCTTGTAACATCAAATCCTAAGTATGTACTTGTTGTATCCATTGAAAAtccaaaaggaaaagagaataagaaaagaaatttcaagtcaagaaaaaaaagcagGTTTTGTTCAGCTTCTATTCCATAAACCTCTCATGAAATCACTCCAAGCAAAAGTGGTATCTTTTGAAAAGACAAAGCATAGACTTTTTCCTGAGAAGcaacaagaaacaaattttGCAGGGAAACATTGACAGTAGGGACCCTTTGGGCCTTATTGGTCCCCAAAAAAGTATAccataaattacaagataaaaGTAGAGCAATTCCTACCTCCCCATGCCTTCCCCAACTTATTGCCTTTCTTTTTATGCCAA
Protein-coding sequences here:
- the LOC105178888 gene encoding uncharacterized protein LOC105178888 isoform X1 → MSLIFSCFASLPQQLPNEVHARSIRIGGVEKVKNLIARSGIPATITSPLDSLQKGNWVKLICGASFEDVVDIRNLSLVYTLAGVDCIDCAAEASVVNAVNDGIEAARGIIPIRRPWVMISVNDNEDLHFRKAEFDPDDCPTDCSRPCENVCPADAISHSGKAGVSKEGGVLAERCYGCGRCLPVCPYDKIRAITYIRDVGATAQLLKQDDVDAIEIHTSGRQAESFQQLWNGLGDSINKLRLVAVSLPDMGELTVPAMKSMYATMKLNQQCLNLWQLDGRPMSGDIGRGATREAIKFALHLASAKDKPKGFLQLAGGTNAHTVEGLKRERLFQTTSISEKSNGEEAPLNSLEPSHALISGVAFGGYARKIVGRVLRCLQSEHGYARLEDCPHHLLDAVIQALALVGTVKRYNER
- the LOC105178889 gene encoding TPD1 protein homolog 1-like; this encodes MMNTVHLFFYFLIVIIVLCNIGFYSGNFSNEDENTTVALKPEFAYLNHRKLMLHGVCTKWDISISQSRYPTPGIPKYIVQIVNTCVSGCAPSNIHLHCGWFASARIVNPRTFKRLSFDDCLVNGGQPLKSSQSIRFTYANSFMYPLQFKSADFC
- the LOC105178888 gene encoding uncharacterized protein LOC105178888 isoform X2 codes for the protein MSLIFSCFASLPQQLPNEVHARSIRIGGVEKVKNLIARSGIPATITSPLDSLQKGNWVKLICGASFEDVVDIRNLSLVYTLAGVDCIDCAAEASVVNAVNDGIEAARGIIPIRRPWVMISVNDNEDLHFRKAEFDPDDCPTDCSRPCENVCPADAISHSGKAGVSKGGVLAERCYGCGRCLPVCPYDKIRAITYIRDVGATAQLLKQDDVDAIEIHTSGRQAESFQQLWNGLGDSINKLRLVAVSLPDMGELTVPAMKSMYATMKLNQQCLNLWQLDGRPMSGDIGRGATREAIKFALHLASAKDKPKGFLQLAGGTNAHTVEGLKRERLFQTTSISEKSNGEEAPLNSLEPSHALISGVAFGGYARKIVGRVLRCLQSEHGYARLEDCPHHLLDAVIQALALVGTVKRYNER